In one Saccharibacillus brassicae genomic region, the following are encoded:
- the hcp gene encoding hydroxylamine reductase: MFCFQCQEASQGTGCTVVGVCGKPHDVANLMDLLIYTLKGLSFLSLDLDLPTELERRVSLFIMDSLFATITNANFDRDYFVCKNSEALKLRDEVRALRGSLFPHASASLPDAAVWTADEHGFDGKAWTVGVLRTANEDIRSLRELLTYGLKGMAAYSYHAGQLGEIDPALDAFVRRALAATLDDTLEAADLVALNLEAGKYGVDAMAMLDKANTGAYGHPEITKVKIGTGSRPGILISGHDLKDLEELLIQTEGQGIDVYTHSEMLPAHYYPAFKRYEHFYGNYGSAWWKQTQEFKSFNGPILMTTNCIVPPKDSYIGRLYTTGHTGYPGVAHISDEVDGAPKDYSALIEQARSCPPPTEIETGEITGGFAHHTVLGVADRVVEAVKSGEIRRFFVMAGCDGRMKSRNYYTDFARELPQDTVILTAGCAKYKYNKLDLGEIAGLPRVLDAGQCNDSYSLVVIAMKLQEAFGLDDINDLPISYNIAWYEQKAVIVLLALLHLGIRNIHLGPTLPAFLSPNVAQVLIDSFGIGGITNVEDDMKRFLEV, translated from the coding sequence ATGTTTTGTTTTCAATGCCAGGAAGCGTCCCAAGGAACGGGCTGCACCGTCGTCGGCGTATGCGGCAAGCCGCATGACGTCGCCAATCTGATGGATCTGCTGATCTACACGCTCAAAGGCCTCTCGTTTCTCAGCCTGGATCTCGATCTGCCGACCGAACTGGAGCGCCGGGTGTCACTGTTCATCATGGATTCGCTGTTTGCGACCATTACGAACGCCAACTTCGACCGGGACTATTTTGTATGCAAAAATAGCGAAGCGCTGAAACTGCGGGACGAAGTCCGGGCACTGCGCGGCTCCCTGTTCCCCCATGCTTCCGCTTCTCTGCCCGACGCCGCCGTATGGACAGCCGACGAGCACGGCTTCGACGGCAAAGCGTGGACGGTCGGCGTGCTGCGCACGGCAAACGAAGACATTCGTTCGCTGCGCGAACTGCTGACCTACGGACTCAAAGGCATGGCCGCCTACAGCTACCATGCCGGCCAGCTGGGCGAGATCGATCCGGCGCTTGACGCGTTCGTTCGCCGGGCGCTGGCCGCGACGCTCGACGATACGCTGGAAGCCGCCGACCTCGTCGCGCTCAATCTCGAAGCCGGCAAATACGGCGTTGACGCGATGGCGATGCTCGACAAAGCCAACACCGGCGCCTACGGCCATCCCGAGATCACGAAGGTCAAGATCGGAACGGGCAGCCGGCCGGGCATCCTGATCAGCGGCCACGATCTCAAAGACCTGGAGGAACTGTTGATTCAGACCGAAGGTCAGGGCATTGACGTCTACACCCACAGCGAGATGCTTCCGGCCCACTACTATCCGGCGTTCAAGCGGTATGAGCATTTCTACGGCAATTACGGCAGCGCCTGGTGGAAGCAGACCCAAGAATTCAAATCGTTCAACGGCCCGATCCTGATGACGACCAACTGCATCGTGCCGCCCAAAGATAGCTATATCGGGCGGTTGTACACGACCGGCCATACCGGCTACCCGGGCGTGGCACATATTTCAGACGAAGTGGACGGCGCACCGAAAGACTATTCCGCGCTGATCGAACAGGCCCGGTCCTGCCCGCCGCCGACAGAGATCGAGACCGGCGAGATTACGGGAGGCTTCGCGCACCATACGGTGCTCGGCGTCGCCGATCGGGTCGTCGAAGCCGTCAAGAGCGGCGAGATCCGGCGTTTCTTCGTCATGGCCGGCTGCGACGGACGGATGAAATCGCGCAATTATTACACGGACTTCGCCCGCGAACTGCCGCAGGACACGGTCATCCTGACCGCCGGCTGCGCCAAATACAAATACAACAAGCTCGATCTCGGCGAGATTGCCGGTCTTCCGCGCGTGCTCGACGCCGGACAGTGCAACGATTCCTATTCGCTCGTCGTGATCGCGATGAAGCTTCAGGAAGCGTTCGGCCTGGACGATATCAACGATCTGCCGATCTCCTACAACATCGCGTGGTACGAGCAAAAAGCGGTCATCGTCCTGCTGGCTCTGCTGCATCTCGGGATCCGAAACATTCATCTCGGCCCGACTCTGCCGGCTTTCCTGTCTCCGAATGTCGCGCAGGTGCTAATCGACAGCTTCGGAATCGGCGGAATTACGAACGTCGAAGACGATATGAAGAGATTTCTCGAAGTTTGA
- a CDS encoding MFS transporter: MTAFKRWIILAIVSSALLLIVMDMTILYTALPILTRDLGASASEKLWILNGYSLVMAGLLPAMGTLGDRLGYRRIFTLGLLVFLAASLTAAFSPVPAVLIASRVLLAVGASMMMPATLSIIRVTFTDERERGLAIGVWGAIASGGAGLGPIVGGLLLAHFHWGSVFLINLPIALAALLLTLWIVPRHQGDPGKKWDLFGSVQIMVAMVALIYAIKEFARRDGSPALAAAGAALGLVALALFVRRQIRSADPLIDLSLFKIPRFAAGFIVAFVGMFGQMGLQYLVTQRLQLVENLSPLQAGWFTVSIPLAAVVAGLFAGMRLHRADPIRLKVFALFAAALGTGLYAWRFDGEPALQIAGLLLLGAGLGAGMTAASHSIMNEAPPHKAGMAASIEEVAYEMGGASGIAIIGSLSALLYTLSMRIPAGLNVPANVRDSLDEALLAADSLPAASAAALREAGRSAFDVSFVVVVASIAAFLAAAALIVAVIGARAKSRERTGS; the protein is encoded by the coding sequence ATGACTGCTTTCAAACGCTGGATTATTCTTGCGATCGTCTCAAGCGCGCTGCTGCTGATCGTGATGGATATGACGATTCTGTACACGGCGCTGCCGATCCTGACTCGCGACCTCGGGGCGTCCGCTTCGGAGAAACTGTGGATCCTGAACGGGTATTCGCTCGTCATGGCGGGACTGCTGCCCGCGATGGGCACGCTTGGCGACCGACTCGGATACCGCCGCATTTTCACGCTCGGCCTGCTCGTGTTTCTCGCAGCTTCGCTTACGGCCGCGTTCTCGCCGGTTCCCGCCGTGCTGATCGCTTCGCGCGTACTGCTGGCTGTCGGCGCTTCCATGATGATGCCAGCCACGCTGTCGATCATTCGCGTCACGTTCACCGACGAACGGGAACGGGGACTTGCGATCGGCGTCTGGGGCGCGATCGCTTCCGGGGGAGCCGGGCTCGGCCCGATCGTCGGCGGGCTGCTGCTGGCCCATTTCCATTGGGGCTCGGTCTTCCTGATCAATCTGCCGATCGCGCTGGCCGCCCTGCTGTTGACCTTGTGGATCGTGCCCCGACATCAAGGCGATCCGGGGAAAAAGTGGGACCTGTTCGGGTCGGTCCAGATCATGGTCGCGATGGTCGCCCTGATCTACGCGATCAAGGAATTTGCCCGGCGAGACGGTTCTCCGGCGCTTGCCGCGGCAGGCGCCGCGCTGGGACTAGTCGCTTTGGCCTTGTTTGTCCGCCGGCAGATCCGCAGCGCAGACCCGCTGATCGACCTGTCGCTGTTCAAGATTCCGCGCTTTGCCGCCGGCTTTATCGTGGCGTTCGTCGGCATGTTCGGCCAGATGGGCCTGCAATATCTTGTGACGCAGCGGCTTCAGCTCGTCGAGAACCTGAGCCCGCTGCAGGCGGGCTGGTTCACGGTCAGCATTCCGCTGGCCGCAGTCGTTGCGGGCCTGTTCGCCGGCATGCGGCTGCACCGGGCAGATCCGATCCGGCTCAAGGTGTTCGCCCTGTTCGCCGCCGCTCTCGGTACGGGTCTCTACGCCTGGCGCTTCGACGGAGAGCCCGCCTTGCAAATTGCGGGACTGCTGCTGCTCGGCGCCGGTCTCGGCGCGGGCATGACGGCGGCTTCGCATTCGATCATGAACGAAGCGCCGCCCCACAAAGCGGGCATGGCCGCTTCGATCGAAGAAGTCGCCTACGAGATGGGCGGGGCGTCCGGCATTGCCATTATCGGCAGTCTGTCGGCGCTGCTCTACACGCTGTCCATGCGGATTCCGGCAGGGCTGAATGTCCCGGCCAACGTCAGGGACAGCCTGGACGAAGCGCTGCTGGCCGCGGACAGCCTGCCGGCGGCATCGGCGGCAGCGCTGCGGGAAGCGGGACGATCCGCGTTCGATGTTTCGTTCGTCGTCGTCGTGGCCAGCATCGCGGCGTTCCTCGCCGCAGCGGCCCTGATCGTGGCCGTGATCGGAGCCCGGGCGAAGTCGCGCGAACGAACCGGCTCTTGA
- a CDS encoding S-layer homology domain-containing protein yields the protein MNSSKKMIASLLIATSLTSPLTAFAAEPAPAFKDLDKAATWSRDAITQAKLLNLFAGDVNGNFRPSDQITREEMAKIIVNLLELPLNEDTDTRFKDVPATAWSAPYIAAVQQAGIMLGTGDGRFNPKQLLTREQLAIVIVKTLNLPLEANAASLSQFEDADTIHDWAARYVASAIKSGLMVGNGSKFEPTVRTQRQEAAMVAIRTYAVKQEQASVPAPVPVPAPTPAPPPAPVPTPAPTPVPTPDPIPVYIPDPTPVPTPAPTPVPVPEPTPVPEPENAAPKATHLKISGKLKVGEKLSGGYLFEDAEQDKEQGTSLKWYRVDLQGKRTEVGAGPTYTLVAEDADHGIAFEVTPVDAAGKIGLAYAVSSSFTVLPAEPVVHAPNATEVTIKGTFEVGQRINGSYSFQDIDLDREQGSTYKWYRQESDGSKVEISGATSTLYILTVADAGKKIIFEVTPIDASGQTGQPVSSEAFAVTDPAPVFTDAVPTIAQPENQLFSPRPLTPDSKDGDLKSVMLERNLETDISYIQGHPYEYTYPVTNYKLGSPITANGSYKLTIMDYAGQKTSTYFTIDQRQPMLTDVYVPQDTSYKPGQGITLAFTYGTAVKLPAGTAQTMQNFEQALKEVNSSYTFGVGSKLEFSGYNSSYSPDFATSLMITLGDHAFIPDEGVILTVSPFLILSPSEIPVGPIDTSTGKFTIAIPSLVQP from the coding sequence TTGAATTCCAGCAAAAAAATGATAGCCTCTTTGCTAATCGCAACGAGCCTGACTTCCCCATTGACCGCGTTCGCGGCAGAGCCTGCACCGGCTTTTAAAGATTTGGACAAAGCGGCCACCTGGTCCCGGGATGCGATTACCCAAGCCAAATTATTGAACTTGTTTGCCGGAGACGTGAACGGAAACTTCCGGCCGAGCGATCAGATCACCCGGGAAGAAATGGCAAAAATCATCGTCAATCTGTTGGAACTGCCTCTGAACGAAGATACGGATACCCGGTTCAAAGACGTACCCGCTACCGCCTGGAGCGCGCCTTATATCGCAGCGGTACAGCAAGCCGGCATCATGCTCGGCACCGGCGACGGACGCTTCAACCCCAAGCAGCTTCTCACGCGCGAGCAGCTCGCGATCGTGATCGTCAAGACGCTCAACCTGCCTTTGGAAGCCAACGCTGCATCTCTGAGCCAATTCGAAGATGCCGATACCATACATGATTGGGCGGCTCGTTACGTAGCCAGCGCGATCAAGTCCGGCCTGATGGTCGGTAACGGTTCCAAGTTCGAACCTACCGTGCGCACGCAGCGTCAAGAAGCCGCTATGGTCGCGATTCGTACTTATGCGGTCAAACAAGAACAAGCGTCGGTTCCCGCACCGGTTCCGGTACCTGCTCCAACGCCTGCTCCTCCTCCCGCGCCTGTACCAACACCTGCTCCAACGCCCGTTCCGACACCGGACCCGATACCGGTCTATATCCCGGACCCGACGCCGGTTCCGACTCCGGCTCCAACACCGGTCCCTGTACCGGAGCCGACCCCGGTTCCCGAGCCTGAGAACGCCGCGCCCAAAGCGACGCATTTGAAAATCAGCGGCAAGCTCAAAGTCGGCGAAAAGTTGAGCGGAGGATATCTGTTCGAAGATGCCGAGCAGGACAAAGAACAAGGAACGTCGCTCAAATGGTATCGCGTAGACCTCCAAGGCAAACGCACCGAAGTCGGCGCCGGCCCGACCTATACGCTGGTTGCGGAAGACGCGGATCACGGCATTGCTTTTGAAGTGACGCCTGTCGACGCTGCAGGTAAAATCGGCCTGGCTTATGCGGTAAGTTCCTCCTTCACCGTGCTGCCGGCCGAACCAGTTGTGCATGCGCCGAACGCTACCGAGGTCACGATCAAAGGCACTTTTGAAGTCGGCCAACGGATTAACGGCAGCTACTCGTTCCAGGATATCGATCTCGACCGGGAACAAGGCTCGACCTACAAATGGTACAGACAAGAAAGCGACGGTTCGAAAGTAGAGATCAGCGGGGCGACCAGTACGTTGTATATCCTGACGGTCGCGGACGCCGGCAAAAAAATCATCTTCGAAGTGACGCCGATCGACGCTTCCGGGCAAACCGGCCAGCCGGTCTCTTCCGAAGCTTTTGCGGTAACGGATCCGGCTCCCGTATTTACGGATGCGGTGCCTACGATTGCTCAACCAGAGAACCAGTTGTTTTCGCCCCGCCCTTTGACTCCGGATTCCAAAGACGGAGATCTGAAAAGCGTGATGTTGGAGAGAAATCTCGAGACAGACATTTCATATATTCAAGGACATCCTTACGAATACACTTATCCGGTAACCAATTACAAGCTGGGCAGCCCAATCACGGCAAACGGCTCTTACAAACTGACGATCATGGATTATGCCGGTCAAAAAACATCCACGTATTTTACGATCGATCAGAGACAACCTATGCTTACAGACGTGTATGTCCCACAAGACACCAGTTATAAGCCCGGACAGGGCATTACCTTAGCCTTTACTTATGGCACCGCAGTTAAATTACCTGCTGGAACTGCTCAAACCATGCAAAATTTCGAACAGGCGTTAAAAGAGGTAAATTCGAGCTATACTTTTGGAGTAGGAAGCAAGCTTGAGTTTTCGGGATATAATAGTAGCTATTCCCCGGACTTCGCGACATCCCTCATGATCACTTTGGGAGATCATGCTTTTATCCCTGATGAAGGAGTCATTCTTACCGTCAGTCCGTTCCTTATTCTATCTCCTTCCGAAATACCCGTAGGACCGATCGATACAAGTACCGGTAAATTCACCATTGCGATTCCTTCCCTTGTTCAACCTTAA
- a CDS encoding TetR/AcrR family transcriptional regulator, whose protein sequence is MPDPSQEMPKRPDPRVTRTRELLRGAFLELLEEKPYERITIADITGRATVNRKTFYLHYETKDHLLRSVTDHILDDLFGEARESQPRDLSIEEQQRYIAGRIFAYVKKHRSFFEVMFERKAMTDFVQYMKRYFARFYEEKFANLDESRLPVQKDVIASYIGSAYVGVIHGWIGGGMQQTPEEMTRQMIELNVQGPIRMVRDAQSRT, encoded by the coding sequence ATGCCCGATCCCTCACAAGAAATGCCCAAACGCCCCGATCCGCGGGTCACGAGAACGCGGGAGCTGCTGCGCGGCGCCTTTTTGGAACTGTTGGAAGAAAAGCCGTACGAGCGGATCACGATCGCGGATATTACCGGGCGGGCAACCGTGAACCGCAAAACGTTTTACCTGCATTACGAGACCAAAGACCATCTGCTGCGCAGCGTAACCGACCATATTCTGGACGATTTGTTCGGCGAAGCGAGAGAGTCGCAGCCGCGCGACCTGTCGATCGAGGAGCAGCAGCGCTATATCGCCGGCCGTATTTTTGCGTACGTCAAAAAACATCGCTCCTTTTTCGAAGTGATGTTCGAGCGCAAAGCGATGACGGACTTCGTCCAGTACATGAAGCGTTATTTTGCCCGTTTTTATGAAGAGAAGTTCGCGAACCTGGACGAGAGCCGGCTGCCGGTGCAAAAAGACGTCATCGCAAGCTATATCGGTTCCGCTTACGTTGGCGTCATTCACGGCTGGATCGGCGGAGGCATGCAGCAGACGCCCGAAGAAATGACGCGGCAGATGATCGAGCTCAACGTGCAGGGCCCGATTCGGATGGTGCGGGATGCGCAGAGCCGAACGTAA